AAGTTGATACTGAATCTATAATTACTTCAGTGGGATTTGGAGTAAATTTAGCCAAGCTAAGAGCCTTTTGAGTGTTGTGAGATCCCTCCCCCGCCCCCCCTTCCcaacccaaaaacaaaaaaggaaaaaaaccatttattttcttctcctctttgccttttctccttttttgataaaattaaaaggaGCATGCTCATGGAAAGTTCCTTTTTCCTTGCTTTGGAGTGCTCATAtttcatgtttttcatttttgctaTTGAGTGACAGTCAGTAGTAGAAATGAGTGCACTAAGCAAATGAGATGTGGGAAATGACAAGAGAATGAGTTTGGATTGTGGGCTACAAATTATTGGCTGTGCATATAAATGAAAGTTGAATGGCTCAATTTTATGTACTGGAACAGATCTTATTGCAATTAGATGTTAAAGACAATTTTGGTTCCCAAGTGTTGCTTAGTAGCTGTAATTGGTTCTTTTTGCTATTGTAGGTTATATTAGCATTTAACCTAGTGTGGGACATATTATTTGCAATAGCTAAGTGAAATTCTAGGTTATTAAAGCTTAAACTGGGGTGGTTAGTTTAACATTTCTGGACTGTGATTGGAAGAAGATGGACTGAGCACAAATATATGCTGGAAGGCTGTTGGATAAGAGATTTCTTATTGAACCCACGAGTTACTTGGTCGTCACTTTTTCCTAATACCTTTATTGCAGGCTAAGAACTGAATCATGCGCTTCAACAAGTTCCAAAGCATGCAGGGAGAAACAACGGAGAGATAGGCTAAATGACAAGTGCGCACCCTTGATATCTTTTATTCTACGCTTCTCACCGTTTTCTACCAAGTCTCTGACAAAGACTTAATCCATCATTCAGGTTTGTGGAATTGGGGGCTCTGCTTGATCCTGAAAGGCCTCCCAAAACAGACAAGGCTGCCATTCTGGTTGATGCTGTTCGAATTGTGACTCAGTTGCGTACTGAAGCCCAGAAGCTGAAGGACTCAAATCTAAGTCTTCAGGAGAAGATTAAagaactgaaggtaaaattttgtCTTACCAGTGTTGAGCGTTTCTTTATCCCattattttgtctttttctcGCCCTGCCCCTCCACCCCCACCTTATTCCCCATTTCTACGCTTGGATGTAAGCTTGCTGACCTTAAATCAGATCAATGctttctcctcttttttccCTCTACGTTTTAATGCACCTATTGTCAGTCTATGGTCTATATGTGGTTGATTAACTTGTGCTGTTGAGAAGCTCATTTTTCTCTGTGCTGTAATGCACCTATTAACAGTCTATGGTCTTTCATGCAATTGAttgacttgtgtaggctgagaagaATGAGCTTCGGGATGAAAAGCAGAGGCTAAAGGGTGAGAAGGAAAAGCTGGAGCAACAACTGAAGACTGTGAATACCCAAGCTAGCTTCATGCCACCTCCTACCATGCCTGCACCATTTGCTGCTCAGGGTCAAGCACCTGGGAACAAGTTGGTACCCATCATCAGTTACCCTGGAGTTGCCATGTGGCAGTTTATGCCTCCTGCTGCTGTTGATACCTCACAGGATCATGTGCTTCGCCCACCAGTTGCCTAAGCCAGAGGCTAAAGGCTTCCAACTGCAAGCAAGTGCTTAGATGGACTTCAATTTAATGTAGCTTGGCATAGTGCTTCCAACTTTGTGATCTAGTTCTTAATGTAGCTTGGCATTTCACGACTGTAATAGTTTTTGCTCGACAATGTAACTGGATTTGGTGGATTGCTAAAGACTCTCGTTTCCTTGAAATTTCAGTACTGCTGGTTTTGCATGTTAATGTTAATAAGTAATCCCGGCTTTGAATTTCGGGAAAATACTTGGGCTCCAACAGTAATGGACTTCATGGTGAGATTTGCGCATATGAGTTACACGAAAAAGGAGGAAGTTCCTTGGATCAAATGAGCACCTGGTTGCCCGGAAGTGGGGCTGAATCCTCCTTTGTCCTTTTAGGCTATGGGATGTGTCGAGCAAAGGGCTGTAGTTTTTGCAGCGGAACTATCCCAGCAATCCTCCATCGTCAAACGCTACCCGAAGGTCCTGAACAAGTCAAGAGTCAAGACCACAACCCCGAGGCCAAATGGGCGTCCTGTGCCTCATGGCTTCTGTTTGGGACCCGTATTCTGAGGTTGCCGCTTTTTTCCATGCAATCTTATCTACTTTGTTGCTTCCCATACTTTCTTGATTCTTCTTCAACCTGCCGGGGTGTACTGAAATACTAGCACCTTAAAAACGGCTTCCATTCTCGTTAAAATGAGTATATCACTGGCTAGCAGAGCTACAATTACTCCATTCAGCTACAAACAAATCGAAACTCTCCCTCTCATTTCCTTTGCCCCAACTCAACAGCAGCATCACCATTCTCTTCTCTTCATTGTTCCCCTAAATCCCCATCATAGACCAAGAACACCCTCTTTATCCCCAAAGTGTTCAGTTTCTTCAGCCACTCCCCCAACTTCCAAAGAGGAGGCCATCCTCCAGGCCAAGGTTTGTCTTGCCTCCACGTTGGAGAAGCCTTTGAACAACCCCAAACTCGCGGGAAAACTCAAGAAACTAAAGCAGCCCAGATTTCGGATGGAAATTCCAGTCATTGATGACTCACCTTCTTCACTCAGTCAACTCGCTATTCAAGTCTTTGGAGATATGCCCATCAAACGAAAAGGCACAAGTGTCAAAATTCTTATTTTCTGGTCCAATCAAAGCTTGAAAGAAGCTGCCAATGAAGTATTTGACTCTCAGAATGGATATATTCTTGTTGAAAATTCTGATCTTTCATCAGTATACAATGAGGAAACAAGAACTTTGAGTTCTGCTGACGTGGCAGTATTTTTGGCGCCAGAGGCTTCACAGTTGGCGGTTTTGAAGACAATAACTGACGATCTTTATCCTAAACCAGTGGTGCTTTTCAATCCCGGCTGGGCTTTTGAGGAGGAGAGTGATTTTGGTGAATTGAGTAGCTTTGTTGGTTCTTTTGAAGTGGTGTATTCTTTTATGGGATTGGAGGTAAGAGGGATCTTGAGTAAGAGAAAAGGTGTTATTTTTAAGCGTGTTAAGGATGGGGTATTAAGTGGTGAGAGATGGAACGTTTTTGtggaagaaaatggagaaaTGAAGGTGGTTTCCAGCTTTAAAGCTCGGCCATCAAATACTGAAGTTGAGACGGTTTTGTATAATTTGATGGCTATCAATTCACCAATTACTAAGTCTGCAAAGTTCTTGAAGAATTTTATGTCAAATGCAACTGGGAAAAAGTGAGTGCATTTCTGGAACTCAAATGTTTGTTACATTCATGGCTGATGAAGTAATAATATTCCACTTCCACATTGTTATAGATTGAGTATTAGGTATTTGGTTGTGATTTTGAAGTTTGAGTTTTGTCAAGTGCTTGAATTGTGGAGCATAAAAgttgtgattttatggatttaCAGAAAAATGCGCAGATGATTTGCGCTTGTTGTTGTTGAATTGACACTTGATAGTATATGCCCCCACCCACCCCACCCTCCCTCTTTCCCTTTCTTATGTTGTTCATTTTCCTCGAGTGTATGCTCTTAAATGAGTTTTTATGAGATGTTGATTTCATATCTTGCAGTCAATAAAAGAATGCAAACTTGCAGCTTGGTTTTTTCCCGAGAGCAGTAATAGGTGAAAACATAAAAATCGGGGAGATGGTGACTGTGCAGGGGTTGGGAAGGGCCTTGCAGGTGATAAAATTTGTATCGTATTTCccaaaaactaaagaaatatATAATATTCTTTGAACAACAAAATTTTTAGGAACAAGAAGTCATtgagttgaaactcaagatgtAATCACCTTGCCATAGGGAATTGGTGATCCTGTTTTTATCACTCATTTACAAATTGGTCGGAAAAGTCAAATCCAATCTAAGATGCTCTAATATGACAGCTTTTGATAAATTTGTCAGAGAAGTTAATATATTTGGTCCATAGCGGCCGAAGTTGAGGAAATGCTATGTCTAGCCAAGGCTTCGCTCTGCCATTGAAATGGATGACACCAGCATTTTCAGCAGTCTCAATGGTTGTATTTTCTTGGTATCCAAGTCCTAGCATGTGCCAGAAGGGATCAATAACATGGATGTGACCATGAAATGCTATAAGTCCTGGAGGTAATGTACCTAGTTGCCACAAACTCAAGTCTGATTTCAGGTTCTGcaggggaaaaaggaaaattaggaAATGCTTGAGTCTCAGCTTCCTCATTGTTTTAATAGTCCAAGGAATGTCTGATCTTTCTCTCAGCAATTAGGATAATTTTCCAATTCTTTAAATAGTCACCTGTTTATTCAGAATGCAAAAGATATCCTCTAGTACCTTTGACCTTTCCACAATAAGAGCATAGGCATG
The DNA window shown above is from Coffea arabica cultivar ET-39 chromosome 5e, Coffea Arabica ET-39 HiFi, whole genome shotgun sequence and carries:
- the LOC113688945 gene encoding uncharacterized protein — its product is MSISLASRATITPFSYKQIETLPLISFAPTQQQHHHSLLFIVPLNPHHRPRTPSLSPKCSVSSATPPTSKEEAILQAKVCLASTLEKPLNNPKLAGKLKKLKQPRFRMEIPVIDDSPSSLSQLAIQVFGDMPIKRKGTSVKILIFWSNQSLKEAANEVFDSQNGYILVENSDLSSVYNEETRTLSSADVAVFLAPEASQLAVLKTITDDLYPKPVVLFNPGWAFEEESDFGELSSFVGSFEVVYSFMGLEVRGILSKRKGVIFKRVKDGVLSGERWNVFVEENGEMKVVSSFKARPSNTEVETVLYNLMAINSPITKSAKFLKNFMSNATGKK
- the LOC140006753 gene encoding transcription factor ILR3-like gives rise to the protein MVSPENTNWLYDYGFEDIAVPDGNFPASASGFNWPVQTLNGSSNVSVEIDGSLGDSDGPKETGSRKRLRTESCASTSSKACREKQRRDRLNDKFVELGALLDPERPPKTDKAAILVDAVRIVTQLRTEAQKLKDSNLSLQEKIKELKAEKNELRDEKQRLKGEKEKLEQQLKTVNTQASFMPPPTMPAPFAAQGQAPGNKLVPIISYPGVAMWQFMPPAAVDTSQDHVLRPPVA